A genomic region of Chryseobacterium sp. KACC 21268 contains the following coding sequences:
- a CDS encoding thioredoxin family protein has protein sequence MKKYLILLLISLMVVSCSKIKVEGNVKGGSPLERIEFIEASGVATLPLVNIGVDEKGNFKGEFKAPKNGMYAMTYAGKMNFIYLKKGQTLNISGDAATFPEVYKIEGDAKKNNDFITATQKYLESYSSKLNMQMLQKKESEFLTDIKKIHSDLEKNLDENADKLGADSEVVKLKKDELTTNILTFLVQYQSAHGQVSGDPSFKVSKKFTDYEKTLTENNDRMVENLPVYRNYLLNKVGQNFQTFAEKQTDKNTASMSAIFARFLATDKELSQKTKDYLLAFVIAKFDLNPYTSEVEKVKKISDEYIKDSEVKKDLNSAINAVFGLKKGEEAPKVSFTKLDGKSTNLEVNGKPTLVMSYASWNPYIAQSTIPVLKEVVDFYKAKVNFAYVNLDDTKEQFTRTANAMLKGIPGTSYYADGGLSSEYAKKFFIYGFKIPGFFLIDKDGKVASQTFYNLGDAKFVEEMNKISGLQAPTVNPQVQLQNDLLQQNPNADSAKTK, from the coding sequence ATGAAAAAATACTTAATTCTTCTTTTAATTTCTCTAATGGTAGTTTCTTGCTCCAAAATTAAAGTTGAAGGAAATGTAAAAGGAGGTTCTCCTCTGGAAAGAATAGAATTTATAGAAGCATCTGGAGTTGCGACGCTACCACTTGTCAACATTGGTGTGGACGAAAAAGGGAACTTCAAAGGTGAATTCAAAGCTCCTAAAAATGGAATGTATGCTATGACCTATGCAGGTAAAATGAATTTCATTTATCTTAAAAAAGGCCAGACTTTGAATATCTCAGGTGATGCAGCTACTTTCCCTGAAGTCTACAAAATCGAAGGCGACGCTAAGAAGAATAATGATTTCATCACTGCGACTCAAAAATATTTGGAATCTTACAGCTCGAAGCTGAATATGCAGATGCTACAAAAGAAAGAGTCTGAATTCTTAACCGATATCAAAAAAATCCATTCTGATCTTGAAAAAAATCTAGACGAGAATGCTGACAAATTAGGAGCTGACAGCGAAGTTGTTAAACTTAAAAAAGATGAATTAACGACTAATATCCTGACTTTCTTAGTTCAGTATCAATCTGCTCACGGCCAAGTATCTGGTGATCCATCATTCAAAGTTTCTAAAAAATTCACAGATTATGAGAAGACATTAACTGAGAATAACGACAGAATGGTAGAAAATTTGCCTGTTTACAGAAATTACTTGTTGAATAAGGTTGGACAAAATTTCCAGACTTTTGCAGAGAAGCAAACTGATAAAAATACAGCAAGTATGTCCGCAATCTTTGCTAGATTCCTTGCAACAGATAAAGAATTGTCTCAAAAAACCAAAGATTATTTGTTAGCGTTTGTAATTGCAAAATTCGATCTTAATCCTTACACAAGCGAAGTCGAAAAGGTTAAGAAAATCAGCGATGAATATATCAAAGATTCTGAAGTTAAGAAAGATTTAAACTCGGCAATCAATGCTGTGTTTGGTTTGAAAAAAGGAGAAGAAGCTCCAAAAGTGAGTTTTACTAAATTGGATGGAAAGTCTACAAATCTGGAAGTAAATGGCAAACCAACTTTGGTGATGAGTTATGCATCTTGGAATCCCTATATTGCTCAATCTACAATTCCAGTTTTGAAAGAAGTAGTAGATTTTTATAAAGCTAAAGTTAATTTTGCTTATGTAAACTTAGACGATACAAAGGAACAATTTACAAGAACAGCAAACGCTATGCTGAAAGGTATCCCTGGAACAAGTTACTATGCCGACGGTGGATTATCATCAGAATATGCTAAAAAGTTCTTTATCTATGGATTTAAAATTCCTGGTTTCTTCTTGATCGATAAGGATGGCAAAGTCGCAAGCCAGACTTTCTATAATTTAGGAGATGCTAAGTTTGTAGAAGAAATGAACAAAATCTCTGGTCTTCAGGCACCGACTGTAAATCCACAAGTTCAATTGCAAAATGATTTGTTGCAACAGAATCCAAATGCAGATTCTGCAAAAACAAAATAA